From Alteromonas sp. RKMC-009, one genomic window encodes:
- the efpL gene encoding elongation factor P-like protein EfpL, with the protein MPKASEIKKNNTIIFDGKTCIVRDIDRSVPQGRAGGSIYRMRMYDVVSGAKYDETFKDSDMLEMADLVRRPAMFSYIDGDEYVFMDKEDYTPYHLNKDSIADEALFINEETDGIQVLVVSEVPVALDLPMSVELEVVETDPSIKGASATSRTKPATLSTGLVVQVPEYISTGEWIKINTEERKFQSRADKH; encoded by the coding sequence ATGCCTAAGGCAAGTGAAATTAAAAAGAATAACACCATCATTTTTGACGGTAAGACATGTATTGTCAGAGATATTGATCGTTCTGTACCACAGGGCCGTGCAGGCGGCAGCATTTATCGTATGCGTATGTACGATGTGGTAAGCGGTGCAAAATATGATGAAACATTTAAGGACTCTGACATGCTGGAAATGGCCGATTTAGTGCGCCGTCCAGCAATGTTCTCTTACATCGACGGCGATGAATATGTATTCATGGATAAGGAAGATTATACGCCTTACCATCTGAATAAAGACAGTATTGCTGATGAAGCTTTGTTCATTAACGAAGAAACTGACGGTATTCAGGTTCTGGTAGTGAGCGAAGTGCCGGTAGCTCTTGATTTACCCATGAGTGTTGAACTGGAAGTGGTAGAAACTGACCCTTCCATTAAGGGAGCCTCTGCGACGTCCCGTACCAAACCCGCTACTTTGTCTACCGGTCTGGTTGTTCAGGTGCCGGAGTACATCAGTACCGGCGAGTGGATCAAAATCAACACGGAAGAACGTAAGTTTCAGAGCCGTGCCGATAAGCACTGA
- a CDS encoding type II secretion system protein — MLKSNLNTKGFTLIELVIVIVILGILAVTAAPRFIDLSGDADDAVTHSMMGDFKSGLTLLHTKYQIRQTSPISINGQSVTFNSEGWPTGSTSNSAGCAEVWNQIFSDPQPVNVMNDFNSPLAKGWNTVYYADASAEVCAYLKSSAAGNLSGYTDPYFVYFIGDTNYATYGYTGSPGDVKMYNL; from the coding sequence ATGTTGAAATCTAACCTGAATACAAAGGGATTTACCCTGATTGAGCTGGTCATCGTAATTGTGATCTTAGGTATACTTGCGGTCACTGCGGCCCCCCGCTTTATTGACCTTTCCGGTGATGCTGATGACGCTGTCACCCACTCCATGATGGGTGATTTTAAATCAGGCCTGACACTGTTACATACCAAATATCAGATAAGACAAACATCCCCTATTTCCATAAACGGACAATCAGTCACATTTAATTCTGAGGGCTGGCCGACAGGTTCAACCAGCAACAGCGCGGGATGCGCCGAAGTGTGGAATCAGATTTTTTCTGACCCTCAGCCAGTCAATGTGATGAATGATTTCAACTCACCTCTCGCAAAAGGCTGGAACACGGTTTACTACGCTGACGCCAGTGCTGAAGTATGTGCGTATCTCAAAAGCAGTGCGGCAGGAAATCTGTCCGGATATACCGACCCCTACTTCGTTTATTTCATCGGCGATACAAATTATGCAACGTATGGCTACACCGGCTCACCGGGCGATGTGAAGATGTATAATTTATAA
- a CDS encoding DMT family transporter: MPVSTLLYACLAMVAFAANSLLCRMALVETDIGPASFTLVRLLSGAVVLSLLIQLKGHHPAKQGSWAGAIALFCYAAGFSFAYQSVTTGTGALLLFGAVQISMISIGFFRGERFSFIQTAGFVVAFAGLVYLVLPGVTAPPLPAALLMITAGISWGVYSLLGKGVASPLLMTAGNFVRTTPFIVALFIFVDEPLSLSETTIRYGIIYGVLSGAIASGLGYALWYAVLPKIAATNAATLQLSVPVIAILMGWVFLSESLNTRIIIASAAIIGGIVLVIRKWR; this comes from the coding sequence ATGCCTGTATCTACGTTGTTGTACGCCTGCTTAGCCATGGTGGCTTTTGCTGCTAATTCACTTTTGTGCCGGATGGCGCTGGTAGAGACTGATATCGGGCCAGCTTCTTTCACACTAGTGAGGTTACTCAGCGGTGCTGTGGTGCTGAGTTTGCTTATCCAATTGAAAGGGCATCATCCTGCGAAACAGGGAAGTTGGGCAGGGGCTATCGCATTATTCTGCTATGCAGCAGGTTTCTCTTTTGCCTATCAAAGCGTAACGACAGGCACCGGCGCTCTGTTGCTGTTTGGTGCTGTACAAATTTCAATGATCAGCATCGGTTTTTTCAGAGGGGAACGGTTCAGTTTTATTCAGACAGCCGGCTTTGTAGTAGCTTTTGCAGGTTTAGTTTATCTGGTACTGCCCGGCGTCACAGCCCCGCCGCTGCCCGCTGCATTGCTGATGATTACTGCCGGTATCAGTTGGGGAGTGTATTCACTGTTAGGCAAAGGCGTAGCATCGCCACTTTTAATGACGGCAGGCAACTTTGTCCGTACGACGCCGTTTATTGTCGCGCTGTTTATTTTTGTTGATGAGCCACTTTCACTTTCAGAAACAACGATCCGCTACGGTATCATCTATGGCGTATTGTCCGGTGCCATCGCATCGGGTTTGGGTTATGCCTTGTGGTACGCCGTACTCCCTAAAATAGCGGCGACTAATGCCGCCACTTTACAACTCAGTGTACCGGTAATTGCCATCTTGATGGGCTGGGTATTTTTATCTGAAAGCCTTAACACAAGAATCATTATTGCCAGTGCTGCAATCATTGGTGGCATTGTACTGGTAATAAGAAAATGGCGCTGA
- the purC gene encoding phosphoribosylaminoimidazolesuccinocarboxamide synthase: protein MEKREELYRGKAKTVYLTDDSEKLILEFRNDTSAFDGEKIEQLDRKGEVNNKFNHFIMTKLEEAGIATQVEALLSDTDSLVKKLDMIPVECVVRNVAAGSLVRRLGVEEGLMLNDSPIFEFFLKNDALHDPMVNDYHITAFGWATEAQIAEMKRLTFAVNDVLKDLFDKGGMILVDYKLEFGLDSDGNIILGDEFSPDGCRLWDKETRKKMDKDRFRQGLGSVVETYIEVADRLGLKL, encoded by the coding sequence ATGGAAAAGCGCGAAGAACTTTACCGCGGTAAAGCCAAAACTGTATACCTCACTGATGACAGCGAAAAACTCATCCTTGAGTTCAGAAATGATACGTCTGCATTTGACGGTGAAAAAATTGAACAGCTTGACCGTAAAGGTGAAGTGAATAACAAGTTCAATCATTTCATTATGACAAAGCTGGAAGAAGCCGGCATTGCCACACAAGTTGAGGCGTTGCTGTCAGACACCGATTCTCTGGTGAAAAAGTTGGATATGATTCCGGTAGAGTGCGTCGTTCGTAACGTTGCTGCAGGTTCACTGGTTCGTCGTCTGGGCGTTGAAGAAGGTTTGATGCTTAACGATTCTCCCATTTTTGAATTCTTCCTCAAAAATGATGCGCTGCATGATCCTATGGTTAATGACTATCACATCACTGCATTTGGCTGGGCGACTGAAGCGCAAATTGCAGAGATGAAACGTCTGACTTTTGCCGTTAACGATGTACTCAAAGATCTGTTTGATAAAGGCGGTATGATTCTGGTGGATTATAAACTGGAATTTGGTCTGGACAGTGATGGCAATATTATTCTGGGTGATGAATTCAGTCCTGACGGCTGTCGCTTGTGGGACAAAGAAACCCGTAAGAAAATGGATAAAGACCGTTTCCGTCAGGGCTTAGGTTCTGTAGTAGAAACATACATTGAAGTAGCTGACCGTTTGGGCCTAAAGCTCTAA
- the bamC gene encoding outer membrane protein assembly factor BamC produces MKNTLALLSGLSVIALTGCSSQQDYETASGSYDYLEVSQRASVKVPEGLDSPEFTSDYDLPELSQNADTRLTGRKLTIQSPALVLPLVAGSHVEEGKQEATVWFDQVDDSKPLNTAIWDTVLSFLEQNHIGVDSFDKENGRLVTDWAVEKTTEESAWYDWTEDETSEVSRRFVFTMELKPHGRTAALRAKLQDFKFNGADGETVTMDSIDAIKERREEIGILNEVLTHYEYQIRLDESKRIAEIRSGLNLEMGFDANGDAAYVVDARHDIVWPRMLLVLRNLGFDVKDLDRTTGLLFVTYNGEDNGWWGSLFSDGESLLEKGDYRLKVVPAGENRTSVTFMDNESQPFEPNQVADMYEQFARVMTQDNLDI; encoded by the coding sequence ATGAAAAACACTCTGGCTTTGCTCAGTGGCTTATCTGTAATAGCCCTGACAGGTTGTTCAAGCCAACAGGATTATGAAACTGCATCGGGCAGTTATGACTACCTTGAAGTTTCCCAGCGGGCCTCTGTGAAAGTGCCTGAAGGTTTAGATTCGCCTGAATTTACATCTGATTATGATCTTCCGGAATTAAGTCAGAATGCAGACACCCGTCTTACCGGCCGCAAACTGACGATTCAGTCGCCGGCGCTTGTCCTGCCCCTTGTGGCGGGTTCACATGTTGAAGAAGGCAAACAGGAAGCAACGGTCTGGTTCGATCAGGTAGATGACAGCAAGCCGCTGAATACCGCTATCTGGGATACGGTGCTGAGCTTTCTTGAGCAAAATCACATCGGTGTAGACAGCTTCGATAAAGAAAATGGCCGTCTTGTTACTGACTGGGCCGTTGAAAAGACGACCGAAGAGTCAGCCTGGTACGACTGGACTGAGGATGAAACGTCAGAGGTTTCACGTCGCTTTGTTTTCACCATGGAACTAAAGCCTCACGGCCGGACTGCAGCGTTACGCGCAAAATTGCAGGATTTCAAATTTAATGGTGCAGATGGTGAAACCGTCACCATGGATTCCATTGATGCGATAAAAGAACGCAGAGAAGAAATCGGCATCTTGAACGAAGTACTGACGCATTACGAATACCAAATCAGGCTCGACGAGAGTAAACGTATTGCTGAAATCCGCAGTGGTCTTAATTTGGAAATGGGTTTTGACGCTAACGGTGATGCAGCCTACGTGGTTGATGCCAGACACGATATTGTATGGCCAAGAATGCTTCTGGTGTTACGCAACCTTGGCTTTGACGTAAAAGATTTAGACAGAACCACAGGCCTGTTATTTGTCACCTATAATGGTGAGGATAATGGGTGGTGGGGCAGCCTGTTTTCTGACGGTGAATCCCTTCTTGAAAAAGGTGATTATCGTTTGAAAGTGGTGCCGGCCGGCGAAAACAGAACGAGTGTGACCTTCATGGATAATGAGAGTCAGCCGTTTGAACCTAATCAGGTTGCCGACATGTACGAGCAATTTGCCCGTGTCATGACTCAGGACAATCTGGATATCTAA
- the dapA gene encoding 4-hydroxy-tetrahydrodipicolinate synthase, translating into MFKGSYVALVTPMTNAGDIDYPALEKLIEFHIEQGTHGIVSVGTTGESATLPFEEHIEVVKQTVAMTAGRIPVIAGSGANATDEAIFLSEQMAGLGIDGFLSVVPYYNKPQQRGMVAHFKAVADATDLPVLLYNVPGRTVADMLPETVAELATHTNIVGLKDATGSIERLKATQKLVPEDFLLLSGDDGTSAEFLCQGGHGVISVTANVVPGAISKMCEAGLAGNAEECRRINATIETLHNGMFIEPNPVMPKWALYRMGLINSAELRLPMVLPELASQKALEELLQKHALISG; encoded by the coding sequence ATGTTTAAAGGCAGTTACGTTGCACTTGTCACACCCATGACCAACGCGGGTGACATTGATTACCCTGCACTAGAGAAACTTATTGAGTTTCACATAGAGCAGGGCACACACGGTATTGTTTCTGTAGGAACAACCGGTGAATCCGCCACATTGCCTTTTGAAGAACATATTGAAGTGGTCAAACAAACCGTTGCTATGACAGCAGGGCGTATTCCTGTGATTGCCGGAAGCGGCGCAAACGCAACGGATGAAGCCATCTTCCTCAGTGAACAGATGGCGGGTTTAGGTATCGATGGTTTTCTCAGCGTCGTACCGTATTACAACAAGCCGCAACAACGGGGTATGGTTGCACACTTTAAAGCAGTAGCTGATGCGACTGATTTACCTGTTCTGCTTTATAATGTACCCGGCAGAACCGTTGCGGATATGTTACCTGAGACAGTGGCAGAACTGGCCACACATACAAACATTGTCGGTCTGAAAGATGCTACCGGCAGTATTGAACGTCTCAAAGCTACACAAAAGCTGGTGCCTGAAGATTTTCTGTTGCTTAGCGGTGACGACGGTACCAGTGCAGAATTTTTATGTCAGGGCGGACACGGCGTTATTTCAGTAACGGCCAACGTGGTTCCCGGCGCAATTTCCAAAATGTGCGAAGCAGGCCTGGCCGGCAACGCTGAGGAATGTCGCCGTATTAATGCTACTATTGAAACCCTGCATAACGGCATGTTTATTGAGCCAAATCCGGTAATGCCAAAGTGGGCGTTATACCGTATGGGGCTGATTAACAGTGCCGAATTACGATTACCGATGGTTTTACCGGAACTTGCGAGCCAAAAAGCACTCGAAGAACTATTACAAAAACACGCTTTGATTTCTGGTTAA
- a CDS encoding glycine cleavage system protein R → MNHQLIVTILGTDKSGMLSEIAGTVSEAQCNILDSRQAIYGKEFSLTMIIEGSHQAITRAELAIPPMCQKFGLLSMMKRTSHHEKQNLDYLYDVEFSGEDSHGLLKSVTGFFAKRHVSISAFRQRTFKDKKTGKEMMRCKFVVSTPDSVDITQLRSEADALFGSLNLSGKIIDKNKGEL, encoded by the coding sequence ATGAATCATCAGTTAATAGTCACGATTTTGGGTACCGACAAGAGCGGCATGCTGAGCGAAATCGCCGGCACCGTGTCGGAAGCGCAGTGCAATATTCTCGACAGCAGGCAGGCGATATACGGGAAAGAATTTTCCCTGACAATGATCATCGAAGGTTCCCATCAGGCAATCACACGGGCGGAGCTGGCTATTCCCCCCATGTGTCAGAAGTTCGGCCTGCTTTCTATGATGAAGCGAACCAGCCATCATGAGAAACAAAATTTAGATTATCTTTACGATGTGGAGTTCAGCGGCGAAGACAGTCATGGCCTGCTGAAGTCGGTAACCGGCTTTTTTGCGAAACGGCATGTCTCCATCAGTGCGTTTCGTCAGCGTACCTTTAAAGATAAAAAAACCGGTAAAGAAATGATGCGCTGCAAATTTGTTGTCAGTACGCCTGATTCCGTTGATATCACGCAGCTTCGTTCTGAGGCTGATGCCCTGTTCGGTTCCCTGAATCTGAGTGGCAAGATTATAGACAAAAATAAAGGAGAATTATGA
- the bcp gene encoding thioredoxin-dependent thiol peroxidase, protein MNTLKAGDKAPAFTLPDQSGEAVNLADYAGKKVLVYFYPKAMTPGCTVQAQNLRDSKTSLDDRNVVVLGISPDAVKRLPKFIEKENLNFTLLSDEDHAVADAFGVWGPKKFMGKEYDGIHRLSFLIDENGTVEHVFNKFKTKDHHQVVLDYLNQAG, encoded by the coding sequence ATGAACACCTTAAAAGCAGGTGATAAAGCACCGGCATTTACCCTGCCGGATCAAAGTGGCGAAGCCGTTAATCTGGCAGATTATGCCGGCAAGAAAGTGCTGGTGTATTTTTACCCTAAAGCAATGACACCGGGTTGTACCGTGCAGGCACAAAACCTTCGCGACAGTAAAACTTCACTGGATGATCGCAATGTTGTGGTACTGGGGATCAGTCCGGACGCAGTTAAACGCCTGCCAAAGTTCATTGAGAAAGAAAACCTGAACTTCACCCTGCTCTCGGACGAAGACCACGCTGTAGCTGATGCTTTTGGCGTCTGGGGTCCGAAAAAATTCATGGGCAAAGAATACGACGGCATTCATCGTTTAAGCTTCCTTATTGATGAAAACGGTACTGTTGAACACGTGTTTAATAAGTTTAAAACCAAAGACCATCATCAGGTTGTACTGGATTATCTGAATCAGGCTGGTTGA
- a CDS encoding AI-2E family transporter, which produces MSLISVFGRWYRRKFSDPDAAMLLILILLTATVFVFWGGLIMPVLVAAVIAYLLDWPVNRLVNIGVSRTISCSVVMLAFVAVTILMIVGLLPTVSRQSVNLIQETPLIWQNAQDWILRLPDKYPDYVQVYQIQQMMESLNDHLVDLGQQLLSASVSSIGNVAALLVYMILVPLMVFFMLKDKLFFLDGISSLLPKERRLITQVGHEMNTQIANYIRGKVIEILIVGSVSCVVFALMDLRYAILLGVLVGLSVLIPYIGAAVVTIPVAVVALFQWGLTPDFWYLMIAYGIIQALDGNLLVPLLFSEAVSLHPLYIIVAVLFFGGLWGFWGVFFAIPLATLVKALITAWSGGPDEPPPCNT; this is translated from the coding sequence ATGAGTTTAATCAGTGTATTCGGCCGCTGGTACCGCCGGAAGTTCTCTGACCCAGATGCAGCCATGTTGCTGATCTTAATCCTGTTGACGGCAACCGTGTTCGTCTTCTGGGGCGGGCTTATCATGCCTGTTCTGGTGGCTGCAGTGATTGCTTATCTGCTGGACTGGCCGGTGAACCGGCTGGTAAATATTGGTGTCAGCAGGACCATTTCCTGCAGCGTTGTGATGCTGGCGTTCGTTGCTGTCACCATACTGATGATTGTCGGATTATTACCTACAGTGAGCCGTCAGAGTGTGAATCTGATTCAGGAAACGCCGTTAATCTGGCAAAACGCACAGGACTGGATCCTGAGGTTACCGGATAAGTATCCTGACTATGTACAGGTTTATCAAATTCAGCAAATGATGGAGAGTCTCAATGACCATCTGGTGGATCTGGGACAGCAACTTTTGTCAGCATCTGTCAGTTCAATCGGTAATGTTGCAGCGTTACTGGTATATATGATTCTGGTGCCGTTGATGGTGTTCTTCATGCTGAAAGACAAATTGTTTTTTCTTGATGGCATTTCGTCATTGTTACCGAAAGAGCGCCGGTTGATTACGCAGGTCGGGCATGAAATGAATACCCAGATAGCAAACTATATCCGCGGCAAAGTTATCGAAATTCTGATTGTGGGATCGGTATCCTGCGTTGTTTTTGCCCTGATGGACTTACGTTATGCCATTCTGCTCGGGGTACTGGTTGGCTTGTCCGTGCTTATCCCCTACATCGGTGCCGCCGTTGTCACCATACCGGTGGCTGTTGTGGCATTGTTTCAGTGGGGTCTGACCCCTGATTTCTGGTATCTGATGATTGCCTACGGCATTATCCAGGCTCTGGACGGTAACTTACTGGTACCACTTTTGTTCTCCGAAGCGGTGAGCTTACATCCTCTTTATATTATCGTGGCGGTACTGTTCTTCGGCGGATTGTGGGGGTTCTGGGGAGTGTTTTTCGCCATACCGCTGGCTACACTTGTCAAAGCGCTGATAACAGCATGGTCCGGCGGACCGGATGAACCGCCGCCCTGTAACACTTAA